In one window of Mytilus trossulus isolate FHL-02 chromosome 7, PNRI_Mtr1.1.1.hap1, whole genome shotgun sequence DNA:
- the LOC134724750 gene encoding patched domain-containing protein 3-like isoform X3: protein MFLTQLFEERLSGTFNKYGQLIARNPISAIMFSIMLNGLLAINILWMRFNNELTVYAPSNSQAYKDSALVRNYFPDYTGTNFYEQSLLDLGRYGSIIIKSKNDGNLLNEMFQSNIQTIIKTVEEISIAHEDQTYLYQSLCARRNNTCVASHSVIFSDYFWKQVAFGNVTFPEFVTEDGRKELLDQTLGGVLTNADGLIISVLALKINFYLRQDRYLSNVLAKKWEQKFIDILQGFVSNEDDKNISIAFANSDSLGKELDANTGGDIKYFSLTFTLMITYASFVAAGGNCVSNTGHLGRAGVVASGLSILGALGLGSALQVEFVNIVGVMPFLIIGIGVDDMFILMSGLASAPKDKSAEERVGRTIQSSGVAITITSLTNVTAFAAGMLSTFQSVRNFCFYTESTLPTSVAEMDSPDYILLCSMCALFH from the exons ATGTTTTTAACGCAATTATTTGAAGAAAGACTTTCTGGGACTTTTAATAAATATGGACAACTTATAGCGAGAAATCCTATTTCAGCAATAATGTTTTCAATTATGCTAAATGGGCTCTTGGCTATAAATATTTTGTGGATGAGGTTCAACAATGAGTTGACAGTGTATGCTCCAAGTAATAGCCAGGCGTATAAAGACAGCGCGTTGGTCAGAAATTATTTTCCCGATTATACTGGTACAAATTTCTATGAACAAAGCTTGCTTGACCTTGGCAGGTATGGgagtataataataaaatcaaaaaacgatggaaatttattaaacgaaatgtttcaatcaaatatacaaacaattattaaaacgGTAGAAGAAATTTCAATCGCCCATGAAGATCAAACGTATTTATATCAAAGCTTGTGTGCACGTCGTAATAATACTTGTGTTGCCAGTCATTCAGTAATATTTTCTGACTATTTTTGGAAACAGGTTGCATTCGGAAATGTCACCTTTCCGGAATTTGTAACAGAAGATGGTAGGAAAGAACTTTTAGACCAAACACTTGGTGGTGTTTTAACAAATGCAGATGGACTTATAATATCTGTTTTagctttgaaaataaatttttaccTAAGGCAAGACAGATATTTAAGTAATGTGCTAGCAAAAAAGTGGGAACAGAAATTCATAGACATATTGCAGGGTTTTGTGTCCAATGAAGACGATAAAAATATAAGTATTGCATTTGCTAATTCAGACTCTCTTGGCAAAGAACTAGATGCCAATACTGGTGgtgatattaaatatttttctttaacgTTTACGTTGATGATTACATACGCCTCTTTCGTGGCAGCTGGTGGTAACTGCGTATCGAATACTGGACATTTAGGTCGTGCAGGAGTGGTTGCTAGTGGTTTGTCGATATTGGGCGCTTTGGGACTTGGTAGTGCTTTACAGGTTGAATTTGTAAACATCGTTGGAGTTATGCCATTTCTCATTATTG GTATTGGTGTGGATGATATGTTTATTCTGATGTCAGGACTTGCATCTGCACCTAAAGACAAATCAGCTGAGGAACGTGTTGGAAGAACTATACAATCAAGTGGAGTAGCTATCACAATCACATCACTGACAAATGTAACAGCGTTTGCTGCGGGGATGTTGTCAACATTTCAAAGCGTCCGAAATTTCTGTTTTTACACTG aatCAACGCTTCCTACATCTGTCGCTGAAATGGACTCACCAGATTATATTCTATTGTGTTCTATGTGTGCCttatttcattaa
- the LOC134724750 gene encoding patched domain-containing protein 3-like isoform X1 — translation MFLTQLFEERLSGTFNKYGQLIARNPISAIMFSIMLNGLLAINILWMRFNNELTVYAPSNSQAYKDSALVRNYFPDYTGTNFYEQSLLDLGRYGSIIIKSKNDGNLLNEMFQSNIQTIIKTVEEISIAHEDQTYLYQSLCARRNNTCVASHSVIFSDYFWKQVAFGNVTFPEFVTEDGRKELLDQTLGGVLTNADGLIISVLALKINFYLRQDRYLSNVLAKKWEQKFIDILQGFVSNEDDKNISIAFANSDSLGKELDANTGGDIKYFSLTFTLMITYASFVAAGGNCVSNTGHLGRAGVVASGLSILGALGLGSALQVEFVNIVGVMPFLIIGIGVDDMFILMSGLASAPKDKSAEERVGRTIQSSGVAITITSLTNVTAFAAGMLSTFQSVRNFCFYTGLAVLLCYVNQMTFFLGCMSIHERRVAALRHCITCLPTKTKDEISNEGGSCLKKACCTGSQTFSRSEQESFLQKFPSIAFPKLVLWLPFKILVLVAFFVYLGFSTWGVVHLRQGLLLRNLVSKSSYYHSYSIWDFDHFPSTFMISLVFPSKINYKSSKIQNALKNILTEIKNDHDISTENEINWLSSYTSSNIYNNSSEQSFCMNLKVYIQNSALLNDVIFSDNCTISHSRVHMITNDIKDSYMQGQLMLRIRKITEKLDFRIISFSPAFIYFEQYVAVLPNTIRTVGIAAVVVLIVTSIFLSNPLVIVFVTLSMAFIMLGIFGFMHLWGLSLSAITMIHIIMSVGFSVDYTTHMCHAFLIVDGENRNERVNEAFILSGGPIFNGAMSSLAGVIMLAFSESYVFISFFKVMVLVILFGLGQAIFFLPVILSLIGPSKTSMPEKKTIFTKEKLANVNDGYSSNDTRI, via the exons ATGTTTTTAACGCAATTATTTGAAGAAAGACTTTCTGGGACTTTTAATAAATATGGACAACTTATAGCGAGAAATCCTATTTCAGCAATAATGTTTTCAATTATGCTAAATGGGCTCTTGGCTATAAATATTTTGTGGATGAGGTTCAACAATGAGTTGACAGTGTATGCTCCAAGTAATAGCCAGGCGTATAAAGACAGCGCGTTGGTCAGAAATTATTTTCCCGATTATACTGGTACAAATTTCTATGAACAAAGCTTGCTTGACCTTGGCAGGTATGGgagtataataataaaatcaaaaaacgatggaaatttattaaacgaaatgtttcaatcaaatatacaaacaattattaaaacgGTAGAAGAAATTTCAATCGCCCATGAAGATCAAACGTATTTATATCAAAGCTTGTGTGCACGTCGTAATAATACTTGTGTTGCCAGTCATTCAGTAATATTTTCTGACTATTTTTGGAAACAGGTTGCATTCGGAAATGTCACCTTTCCGGAATTTGTAACAGAAGATGGTAGGAAAGAACTTTTAGACCAAACACTTGGTGGTGTTTTAACAAATGCAGATGGACTTATAATATCTGTTTTagctttgaaaataaatttttaccTAAGGCAAGACAGATATTTAAGTAATGTGCTAGCAAAAAAGTGGGAACAGAAATTCATAGACATATTGCAGGGTTTTGTGTCCAATGAAGACGATAAAAATATAAGTATTGCATTTGCTAATTCAGACTCTCTTGGCAAAGAACTAGATGCCAATACTGGTGgtgatattaaatatttttctttaacgTTTACGTTGATGATTACATACGCCTCTTTCGTGGCAGCTGGTGGTAACTGCGTATCGAATACTGGACATTTAGGTCGTGCAGGAGTGGTTGCTAGTGGTTTGTCGATATTGGGCGCTTTGGGACTTGGTAGTGCTTTACAGGTTGAATTTGTAAACATCGTTGGAGTTATGCCATTTCTCATTATTG GTATTGGTGTGGATGATATGTTTATTCTGATGTCAGGACTTGCATCTGCACCTAAAGACAAATCAGCTGAGGAACGTGTTGGAAGAACTATACAATCAAGTGGAGTAGCTATCACAATCACATCACTGACAAATGTAACAGCGTTTGCTGCGGGGATGTTGTCAACATTTCAAAGCGTCCGAAATTTCTGTTTTTACACTG GTTTGGCTGTGCTACTGTGTTATGTCAATCAGATGACGTTTTTCCTAGGTTGTATGAGCATACATGAACGAAGAGTTGCAGCTCTAAGACATTGCATAACATGTCtcccaacaaaaacaaaagacgaAATAAGTAATGAAGGAGgaagttgtttaaaaaaagcatGCTGTACTGGATCGCAAACTTTCTCAAGGAGCGAGCAAGAAAGTTTTCTTCAGAAGTTTCCATCTATTGCATTTCCAAAATTAGTCTTATGGCTTCCGTTTAAAATATTAGTATTAGTAgctttttttgtctatttggGATTCTCTACATGGGGAGTTGTTCACTTAAGGCAGGGTCTCCTTCTTCGAAATTTGGTGTCTAAATCATCATATTACCATTCATATAGTATCTGGGATTTCGACCATTTCCCTTCAACATTTATGATTTCCTTGGTTTTTCCctcaaaaattaattataaatcaagcaaaattcaaaatgcattaaaaaatatattgactgaaataaaaaatgatcaCGACATAAGTACTGAAAACGAAATTAATTGGCTAAGCTCATAtacatcatcaaatatatataacaattctTCCGAGCAATCATTTTGCATGAATTTAAAGGTATATATACAGAATTCAGCGCTCTTAAATGATGTTATATTTAGTGATAACTGTACAATTTCCCATTCTAGAGTCCACATGATAACAAATGATATCAAAGATTCATATATGCAAGGACAGTTGATGTTGAGGATAagaaaaattactgaaaaattggATTTCAGAATAATTTCTTTCTCGCctgcttttatttattttgagcAATACGTCGCCGTTCTTCCGAATACAATACGGACTGTTGGTATAGCAGCGGTTGTTGTTCTTATTGTAACTAGTATATTCCTATCAAACCCACTAGTGATTGTGTTTGTTACCTTGTCAATGGCATTTATTATGCTGGGAATTTTCGGTTTCATGCATTTATGGGGACTATCTTTAAGTGCAATCACTATGATTCATATAATAATGAGTGTCGGATTTTCTGTCGATTATACAACACATATGTGTCATGCTTTTTTAATCGTTGATGGTGAAAACAGAAATGAACGAGTAAATGAAGCATTCATTCTGTCTGGTGGCCCAATATTTAATGGGGCCATGTCCTCCTTGGCTGGGGTAATCATGCTCGCATTTTCTGAATCTTacgtttttatttctttttttaaagtaatggttcttgtgatttTGTTCGGTCTTGGccaggcaattttttttctacctgTTATTTTGTCACTAATTGGGCCTAGCAAAACTTCGATGcctgaaaagaaaacaatatttacaaaagaaaaacttGCAAATGTAAATGACGGATACTCTTCAAATGACACCCGTATATAA
- the LOC134724750 gene encoding patched domain-containing protein 3-like isoform X2, whose translation MFLTQLFEERLSGTFNKYGQLIARNPISAIMFSIMLNGLLAINILWMRFNNELTVYAPSNSQAYKDSALVRNYFPDYTGTNFYEQSLLDLGRYGSIIIKSKNDGNLLNEMFQSNIQTIIKTVEEISIAHEDQTYLYQSLCARRNNTCVASHSVIFSDYFWKQVAFGNVTFPEFVTEDGRKELLDQTLGGVLTNADGLIISVLALKINFYLRQDRYLSNVLAKKWEQKFIDILQGFVSNEDDKNISIAFANSDSLGKELDANTGGDIKYFSLTFTLMITYASFVAAGGNCVSNTGHLGRAGVVASGLSILGALGLGSALQVEFVNIVGVMPFLIIGIGVDDMFILMSGLASAPKDKSAEERVGRTIQSSGVAITITSLTNVTAFAAGMLSTFQSVRNFCFYTGLAVLLCYVNQMTFLSLLFQVWLCYCVMSIR comes from the exons ATGTTTTTAACGCAATTATTTGAAGAAAGACTTTCTGGGACTTTTAATAAATATGGACAACTTATAGCGAGAAATCCTATTTCAGCAATAATGTTTTCAATTATGCTAAATGGGCTCTTGGCTATAAATATTTTGTGGATGAGGTTCAACAATGAGTTGACAGTGTATGCTCCAAGTAATAGCCAGGCGTATAAAGACAGCGCGTTGGTCAGAAATTATTTTCCCGATTATACTGGTACAAATTTCTATGAACAAAGCTTGCTTGACCTTGGCAGGTATGGgagtataataataaaatcaaaaaacgatggaaatttattaaacgaaatgtttcaatcaaatatacaaacaattattaaaacgGTAGAAGAAATTTCAATCGCCCATGAAGATCAAACGTATTTATATCAAAGCTTGTGTGCACGTCGTAATAATACTTGTGTTGCCAGTCATTCAGTAATATTTTCTGACTATTTTTGGAAACAGGTTGCATTCGGAAATGTCACCTTTCCGGAATTTGTAACAGAAGATGGTAGGAAAGAACTTTTAGACCAAACACTTGGTGGTGTTTTAACAAATGCAGATGGACTTATAATATCTGTTTTagctttgaaaataaatttttaccTAAGGCAAGACAGATATTTAAGTAATGTGCTAGCAAAAAAGTGGGAACAGAAATTCATAGACATATTGCAGGGTTTTGTGTCCAATGAAGACGATAAAAATATAAGTATTGCATTTGCTAATTCAGACTCTCTTGGCAAAGAACTAGATGCCAATACTGGTGgtgatattaaatatttttctttaacgTTTACGTTGATGATTACATACGCCTCTTTCGTGGCAGCTGGTGGTAACTGCGTATCGAATACTGGACATTTAGGTCGTGCAGGAGTGGTTGCTAGTGGTTTGTCGATATTGGGCGCTTTGGGACTTGGTAGTGCTTTACAGGTTGAATTTGTAAACATCGTTGGAGTTATGCCATTTCTCATTATTG GTATTGGTGTGGATGATATGTTTATTCTGATGTCAGGACTTGCATCTGCACCTAAAGACAAATCAGCTGAGGAACGTGTTGGAAGAACTATACAATCAAGTGGAGTAGCTATCACAATCACATCACTGACAAATGTAACAGCGTTTGCTGCGGGGATGTTGTCAACATTTCAAAGCGTCCGAAATTTCTGTTTTTACACTG GTTTGGCTGTGCTACTGTGTTATGTCAATCAGATGAcgtttttatcattattatttcagGTTTGGCTGTGCTACTGTGTTATGTCAATCAGATGA